The Schistocerca gregaria isolate iqSchGreg1 chromosome X, iqSchGreg1.2, whole genome shotgun sequence nucleotide sequence gagAGTAGATACGTAAAAGTGTGTTTAGATACCAACTTGCTATGTCTCACCTTCAACTAAGATAAGCAGTACTCTTTGTAATGTTAGAGATGAGCTAGGTCTCTGGAAGCCATGTGTATATCACATTCTGTGTGAATGTGGCAAGTCTTACGTTGGGCAGATCATCAGAACAATTGAAGAAATATGGAAGGAACATCAGTGACATACCCAAATAAGGCAACCAAGTAAATCAACTGTACTGTCTTGAATATAATCATAAAACAAAATATGATCAGACCAGTATTGTTTTGAAAACACCAAGTTTCTATGACAGTATAATTAAGGAGTATATCAAAATTAAGATAGCAAATAACCCAATAACCATGCATTAATTAACGGTTGGGGTCCTGGTCCCAGTCTGTTAACATCTTGCTGGCAATCACATCCACTGCAGCTGTAAAATGCTGAGAGAATTCATGTTTCACCAAATAGTGTGAGTTCTGAgaaacaaaacagcatcaaagggcACACTGCACATCAAGGATTGAACTTTGCTATAAATAGCATCCTGATGTCAACTATAGTTCAGAGTTTGGTTGGAGTCCACATACCTGAAGAGGAAGGCTGAGTTGATCATAGGGGTATTGTCCATATAATGGAAGCAAATCAGCAACCTTTAAGTACGTAAATGTCTGTATACAGTTTCTGATTGTGTAAAAGTCATGCATATATAAATGCAACTACTATGACtaccactattactactactattactattactactaaatGACCTAAACAGATGTTAAGCAGAATTGGTGAAAGGCCACAACTTTGCCTACCATCCCATCAACTTTAATTTCTTCTGTCATCTCATCTCCTATCCTTACTTTGACTTGTTGTATCATAAACAGTTTGCTTATCAGTCTCCTTTCTTTCCAGTTAACTTCAAACTGCTTCACAATACCTAAATACAATCAAACTCTATTAAAGGTTTCTTCCAAGTCAACAAAAACGTCTATCTTCCTCAGTTATTTGTAACAGTCCAATTGCATCTTTTGTACCTTTATCCCTTCTGAAGCTGAACTGTTTTTTCATCTAATTTGCTCTCAATGATATATTGCAATCATCTATTCTTTATTCTTAGTAGAATTTTTCCTGAactaggtatcaaatatattgtccTATATTCCACACTTTTGTTAATTTCTGACCTCATATGTAACTGTTTGTAAATGTTGTGGTTGTTCACCATATTATTGTTCTCTGTGTTTCAGATTTACAACTAATTCCACAAGGGATTTAACTACCTTTAAGATTCATTATGAAACAGGAAGAACTACCACCAGGATGGGGAAAACGTTTCAGCGAGAGATATGGACAgtattattactttaataaatttaACTATGAGAGCCAGTGGAATCTTCCCAGCAGACCTGCTGCCCCAGAACCAAGCAGTGGCCCAGAAGAAGTTGAATGCAGTCATTTGCTTGTGAAGCATAAGCACTCAAGGAGGCCATCTTCttggagaaagaaaaaaattacacgcTCCAAAAAGCAGGCACTATGTCTCATCAGGTTATTTAGTGAGTGTATTGCAGCAGGAGTAGCATCATTTGCAGAACTGGCACAGAAGTATTCAGACTGCAGTTCAGCAAAGAGGGGTGGTTACTTGGGCACATTTGGTCGAGGTGTTATGCAGCAACCATTTGAAGAGGCTGCATTTGCTCTTAGAGTGAGCGAGCTTAGTGGACCAGTCTACACCGAATCAGGGATTCATATTATTTTACGTACGGCATAGGAAGAGCAGCTGTACACTGTGCACACAAACATAATTTTATTCAGAATATATTACAATTGTAATCCTGCTGGACTATGATGTAAGCtatgaatgaaatgtaatagtTTATAAGAGTGACCTCAGTTTTACTTGTGTAATTTGTTACTTCAAGAATATCGtaacaatattttgtaatttgagGGACACTATAATGATTTTGAAAGGTAAATGTCGTTTTGATGTGGTTCCAAGGTGTAATGTTTCAGTAAAAGCATTTCAGTGTTACTTCAAGGGTATGATTCCGAAAATATTGAAGCTTACATTGGGTTTGGGCTTAAAAGCATTTTTGTAACAACATCTTGCAGAATTTGCATCACTATTGCtgttaaattcaaaacagtacactcTACTTACCTGAAgtgtttattatattcaaatgaaaaatacagaattgTGAGCAAGATGAAAAGAGATtgcatttataaataataaaatatgatgGTATATTTTAAAGATTTATTGGCAGTTTTCATTTATTTAGCACATATATAGTACCATAAAcacagt carries:
- the LOC126299203 gene encoding peptidyl-prolyl cis-trans isomerase NIMA-interacting 1-like, translated to MQMINGFIMKQEELPPGWGKRFSERYGQYYYFNKFNYESQWNLPSRPAAPEPSSGPEEVECSHLLVKHKHSRRPSSWRKKKITRSKKQALCLIRLFSECIAAGVASFAELAQKYSDCSSAKRGGYLGTFGRGVMQQPFEEAAFALRVSELSGPVYTESGIHIILRTA